A stretch of the Musa acuminata AAA Group cultivar baxijiao chromosome BXJ2-7, Cavendish_Baxijiao_AAA, whole genome shotgun sequence genome encodes the following:
- the LOC135617029 gene encoding adagio-like protein 3 isoform X1, with translation MAAGVERGRGGAGGGGNPLKRLKWSQEDEMELEEEEEEMAGLGRFYYPDCPSAFVVSDAVEPDFPLIYVNTVFENATGYRADEVLGRNCRFLQFRDPRAQRRHPLVDPMVVAEIHRCLEEGIEFQGELLNFRKDGTPLVNRLRLTPIYGDDGFVTHIIGIQLFSEANIDLNRLSYPVFKQTSYIKSYHEDPKFSIPETNSNNQNRDYCGILQLSDEVLAHNILSRLTPRDVASIGSACIRMRQLTKNEHLRKMVCQNAWGREVTIRLELSTKRLGWGRLARELTTLEAASWKKFTVGGRVEPSRCNFSACAVGNRLVLFGGEGINMQPMDDTFVLNLESANPEWHRVKVTSSPPGRWGHTLSCLSGSWLVVFGGYGSQGLLNDVFVLDLDAQQPGWKEVFGEAPPLPRSWHSSCTVGGSKLVVSGGCTSAGVLLSDTFLLDLTREKPTWREIPSPWVPPRLGHTLSAYDKTKILMFGGLAKSGSLRLRSCDTFSIDLEDDEPQWRQLATTGFPGTGPPPRLDHVAVSLPCGRIIIFGGSIAGLHSPSQLFLLDPLEDEPTWRILNVPGQPPKFAWGHSTCVVGGTRVLVLGGHTGEEWILNELHELCLASRPEGDP, from the exons ATGGCAGCAGGAGTAGAGCGAGGGAGAGGAGGAGCCGGCGGGGGAGGGAACCCGCTGAAGCGACTCAAGTGGTCGCAGGAGGACGAAATGGAgctcgaggaagaggaggaagagatggcGGGCCTTGGCCGGTTCTACTACCCGGACTGCCCTTCGGCTTTCGTCGTCTCCGACGCCGTCGAGCCCGACTTCCCGCTCATCTACGTTAACACCGTCTTCGAGAACGCCACCGGATACCGCGCCGACGAGGTCCTCGGACGGAACTG CCGATTCTTGCAGTTTCGTGATCCACGAGCACAAAGACGGCATCCCTTGGTGGACCCAATGGTTGTCGCTGAAATTCATAGATGTCTGGAGGAAGGGATAGAGTTTCAAGGCGAGCTTCTCAATTTTAGGAAGGATGGCACTCCGCTGGTGAACAGATTAAGGCTTACGCCGATATACGGCGATGACGGCTTCGTTACCCACATCATAGGCATCCAGCTGTTTTCTGAAGCAAACATTGATCTCAACCGTTTGTCGTACCCAGTTTTCAAACAGACCTCCTACATCAAGTCCTACCATGAGGATCCAAAATTCTCCATACCTGAAACCAATTCTAATAACCAAAACCGGGACTACTGTGGGATCCTTCAGCTCTCAGATGAAGTCCTGGCACATAACATCTTGTCACGCTTGACACCTCGAGATGTAGCTTCTATTGGATCAGCATGCATTAGAATGCGTCAACTAACTAAAAATGAGCATTTGAGGAAGATGGTTTGCCAAAATGCATGGGGAAGAGAGGTGACCATAAGATTGGAGCTGAGCACCAAAAGATTAGGATGGGGCAGGCTAGCAAGGGAGCTAACCACACTGGAGGCTGCCTCGTGGAAGAAGTTCACAGTTGGTGGCAGAGTAGAGCCTTCCCGTTGTAATTTTAGCGCCTGTGCTGTTGGCAATCGGTTGGTTCTCTTCGGAGGAGAAGGCATCAATATGCAACCAATGGATGATACTTTTGTTCTCAATCTCGAGTCAGCAAATCCAGAATGGCACCGTGTGAAGGTCACCTCATCGCCTCCAGGACGCTGGGGGCACACGCTTTCATGCCTAAGTGGTTCATGGCTGGTTGTCTTTGGTGGATACGGCAGTCAAGGATTGCTGAACGATGTGTTTGTGTTGGACTTGGATGCCCAGCAGCCAGGTTGGAAAGAAGTCTTCGGTGAAGCCCCTCCTCTTCCAAGATCCTGGCACAGCTCTTGCACTGTTGGTGGATCCAAACTTGTTGTATCAGGTGGGTGCACCAGTGCCGGTGTCCTTCTAAGTGACACTTTTCTACTGGATTTGACTAGGGAGAAGCCAACATGGAGGGAGATACCCTCCCCATGGGTGCCTCCTAGGCTTGGTCACACACTTTCAGCGTATGACAAGACTAAGATTCTGATGTTTGGAGGACTGGCTAAGAGTGGCTCACTAAGGCTGCGGTCATGCGATACATTCAGTATCGACTTGGAAGATGATGAGCCTCAGTGGAGGCAGCTAGCGACCACCGGCTTTCCTGGTACAGGTCCGCCACCAAGATTGGATCATGTGGCTGTCAGTTTGCCTTGTGGAAGGATTATCATCTTCGGTGGATCGATCGCAGGCCTTCACTCGCCGTCGCAGCTCTTCCTCTTGGACCCATTAGAAGATGAACCAACATGGAGGATCCTCAATGTCCCTGGTCAGCCCCCAAAGTTTGCATGGGGACATAGCACTTGTGTCGTTGGAGGGACACGAGTTCTTGTGCTCGGTGGTCACACCGGTGAAGAGTGGATTCTGAATGAGCTGCATGAGCTATGCTTGGCTAGCAGACCCGAAGGAGATCCATGA
- the LOC135617029 gene encoding adagio-like protein 3 isoform X2, producing the protein MVVAEIHRCLEEGIEFQGELLNFRKDGTPLVNRLRLTPIYGDDGFVTHIIGIQLFSEANIDLNRLSYPVFKQTSYIKSYHEDPKFSIPETNSNNQNRDYCGILQLSDEVLAHNILSRLTPRDVASIGSACIRMRQLTKNEHLRKMVCQNAWGREVTIRLELSTKRLGWGRLARELTTLEAASWKKFTVGGRVEPSRCNFSACAVGNRLVLFGGEGINMQPMDDTFVLNLESANPEWHRVKVTSSPPGRWGHTLSCLSGSWLVVFGGYGSQGLLNDVFVLDLDAQQPGWKEVFGEAPPLPRSWHSSCTVGGSKLVVSGGCTSAGVLLSDTFLLDLTREKPTWREIPSPWVPPRLGHTLSAYDKTKILMFGGLAKSGSLRLRSCDTFSIDLEDDEPQWRQLATTGFPGTGPPPRLDHVAVSLPCGRIIIFGGSIAGLHSPSQLFLLDPLEDEPTWRILNVPGQPPKFAWGHSTCVVGGTRVLVLGGHTGEEWILNELHELCLASRPEGDP; encoded by the coding sequence ATGGTTGTCGCTGAAATTCATAGATGTCTGGAGGAAGGGATAGAGTTTCAAGGCGAGCTTCTCAATTTTAGGAAGGATGGCACTCCGCTGGTGAACAGATTAAGGCTTACGCCGATATACGGCGATGACGGCTTCGTTACCCACATCATAGGCATCCAGCTGTTTTCTGAAGCAAACATTGATCTCAACCGTTTGTCGTACCCAGTTTTCAAACAGACCTCCTACATCAAGTCCTACCATGAGGATCCAAAATTCTCCATACCTGAAACCAATTCTAATAACCAAAACCGGGACTACTGTGGGATCCTTCAGCTCTCAGATGAAGTCCTGGCACATAACATCTTGTCACGCTTGACACCTCGAGATGTAGCTTCTATTGGATCAGCATGCATTAGAATGCGTCAACTAACTAAAAATGAGCATTTGAGGAAGATGGTTTGCCAAAATGCATGGGGAAGAGAGGTGACCATAAGATTGGAGCTGAGCACCAAAAGATTAGGATGGGGCAGGCTAGCAAGGGAGCTAACCACACTGGAGGCTGCCTCGTGGAAGAAGTTCACAGTTGGTGGCAGAGTAGAGCCTTCCCGTTGTAATTTTAGCGCCTGTGCTGTTGGCAATCGGTTGGTTCTCTTCGGAGGAGAAGGCATCAATATGCAACCAATGGATGATACTTTTGTTCTCAATCTCGAGTCAGCAAATCCAGAATGGCACCGTGTGAAGGTCACCTCATCGCCTCCAGGACGCTGGGGGCACACGCTTTCATGCCTAAGTGGTTCATGGCTGGTTGTCTTTGGTGGATACGGCAGTCAAGGATTGCTGAACGATGTGTTTGTGTTGGACTTGGATGCCCAGCAGCCAGGTTGGAAAGAAGTCTTCGGTGAAGCCCCTCCTCTTCCAAGATCCTGGCACAGCTCTTGCACTGTTGGTGGATCCAAACTTGTTGTATCAGGTGGGTGCACCAGTGCCGGTGTCCTTCTAAGTGACACTTTTCTACTGGATTTGACTAGGGAGAAGCCAACATGGAGGGAGATACCCTCCCCATGGGTGCCTCCTAGGCTTGGTCACACACTTTCAGCGTATGACAAGACTAAGATTCTGATGTTTGGAGGACTGGCTAAGAGTGGCTCACTAAGGCTGCGGTCATGCGATACATTCAGTATCGACTTGGAAGATGATGAGCCTCAGTGGAGGCAGCTAGCGACCACCGGCTTTCCTGGTACAGGTCCGCCACCAAGATTGGATCATGTGGCTGTCAGTTTGCCTTGTGGAAGGATTATCATCTTCGGTGGATCGATCGCAGGCCTTCACTCGCCGTCGCAGCTCTTCCTCTTGGACCCATTAGAAGATGAACCAACATGGAGGATCCTCAATGTCCCTGGTCAGCCCCCAAAGTTTGCATGGGGACATAGCACTTGTGTCGTTGGAGGGACACGAGTTCTTGTGCTCGGTGGTCACACCGGTGAAGAGTGGATTCTGAATGAGCTGCATGAGCTATGCTTGGCTAGCAGACCCGAAGGAGATCCATGA